One part of the Mya arenaria isolate MELC-2E11 chromosome 3, ASM2691426v1 genome encodes these proteins:
- the LOC128226373 gene encoding heat shock 70 kDa protein 12A-like: MGSSQSTEHPVQAAIDFGTTFTGYAFMFNGENEVYTMEPKDREMTCVLLNHDGTFRAFGNEAFYAYNDMDLESQFNHFFFQQFKMTLYGDRLLRRNIPQLTDVSGKKMDAMQIFGLVLNEFKKRIVKHVNGSKVQKGATFDESNIGWTVTVPTIWSASARQFMLESAANAGMNLQNIRLVLEPEAASVYVTSLDIKYERKGFKVEPFSPGQKYILADLGGGTVDMCVHEVLRGNYLSELYSATGRNAGGSMVNKAFAELLERLFGTYVIEKYKEIFPTLYGDLMMNFEVRKCEFKTDSLGATFNLSSELISVYKDEYKYTDSELTTKLKEQSGSDITFIRQGGYRLKLTNSAMKSLFEHSVKGILELLSEIQKECAQDNIRILLLAGAYSESDYVREQIKAAFPRFEIVTIPDSRLAVVKGAVLLGFKPRNTIKRRSRFTLGFYSVVPFNEELHPQELKEYHENLPQCRAVFHKLITKGQAIEYGQVFQRKSITQYQQQDTKNKTRITSLWRSTHADPKFCTSDHGCEEVGSIEMNPPQGGWPDNLVHEQQLVVGETELVLKFCNKTNEIDVEKRLEYSF; encoded by the coding sequence ATGGGTAGCAGCCAAAGTACGGAGCATCCGGTGCAAGCTGCCATTGACTTCGGTACGACTTTCACAGGTTACGCCTTTATGTTCAACGGAGAAAATGAGGTATACACCATGGAGCCGAAGGATCGAGAAATGACATGTGTGCTTCTTAACCACGACGGAACGTTTAGGGCGTTTGGCAATGAAGCCTTCTATGCATACAATGACATGGATTTGGAGTCTCAATTCAACCACTTCTTCTTTCAACAATTCAAAATGACTTTGTACGGTGACCGTTTGCTACGGCGAAATATCCCTCAGCTGACGGACGTTTCGGGGAAGAAGATGGATGCGATGCAAATATTTGGACTGGTTTTGAATGAATTCAAAAAAAGAATAGTCAAACACGTGAACGGTAGCAAAGTTCAGAAGGGAGCAACTTTCGATGAAAGCAACATCGGATGGACAGTGACAGTGCCTACGATTTGGAGTGCATCTGCACGGCAGTTTATGCTGGAATCAGCTGCAAATGCAGGCATGAACCTCCAAAACATACGACTGGTGTTGGAACCTGAGGCTGCATCCGTGTATGTCACATCATTGGACATCAAATATGAAAGAAAAGGGTTCAAAGTCGAGCCATTTTCACCAGGTCAAAAATACATCCTTGCGGATCTAGGTGGAGGGACGGTGGACATGTGCGTTCACGAGGTGTTAAGGGGGAATTATTTGAGTGAACTGTACTCAGCTACAGGAAGAAATGCAGGCGGCTCCATGGTTAACAAGGCTTTTGCGGAATTGCTGGAGAGACTTTTCGGAACATATGTCATTgagaaatataaagaaattttTCCTACGTTGTATGGCGATCTTATGATGAATTTTGAGGTTAGAAAATGTGAGTTCAAAACTGACAGTTTGGGAGCAACATTTAACTTGAGCTCCGAGCTAATTTCAGTCTACAAGGATGAATACAAATACACAGACTCAGAATTAACAACCAAATTAAAGGAACAGTCTGGTAGTGATATTACTTTCATACGACAGGGAGGTTATCGCTTAAAACTGACTAACAGTGCGATGAAAAGTTTGTTTGAGCATTCTGTTAAAGGAATTCTCGAACTACTAAGTGAAATTCAAAAGGAATGTGCACAGGACAACATAAGGATACTTCTTCTTGCTGGTGCGTACTCCGAATCCGACTACGTAAGAGAGCAGATTAAAGCTGCATTTCCACGTTTTGAGATTGTAACCATTCCCGATTCGAGATTAGCTGTCGTGAAAGGGGCGGTTTTGCTAGGTTTCAAGCCTAGAAATACCATCAAAAGAAGGTCGAGATTTACGCTCGGCTTCTACTCTGTAGTTCCTTTTAACGAAGAGCTTCATCCCCAAGAGCTTAAAGAGTATCATGAAAACCTCCCACAATGCCGTGCAGTGTTTCATAAACTAATAACAAAAGGGCAAGCTATAGAATATGGACAGGTATTTCAACGAAAATCTATAACCCAATATCAGCAACAGGATACGAAGAATAAAACACGCATCACTTCACTGTGGAGGTCTACACATGCAGATCCAAAGTTTTGCACGTCTGATCATGGATGTGAGGAGGTCGGGAGCATTGAAATGAATCCCCCGCAAGGAGGCTGGCCAGACAATCTCGTCCACGAACAGCAACTTGTCGTAGGGGAAACGGAACTCGTACtgaaattttgtaataaaaccaATGAGATCGATGTTGAGAAGCGTCTTGAATATAGCTTCTGA